From a single Pseudomonas serboccidentalis genomic region:
- a CDS encoding sugar ABC transporter substrate-binding protein: MKLPFAGRLLAVAMLAAAAAALPVSSAFAESPEKPKVALVMKSLANEFFLTMEDGAKAYQKEHSADFDLISNGIKDETDTAGQTRIVEQMILAKVNALVIAPSDSKAMVPVIKKAVDAGITVINIDNQLDPQIVKSKNISVPFVGPDNRKGARLVGEYLAKKLKAGDEVGIIEGVSTTTNAQQRTAGFKDAMEAAQIKVVSLQSGDWEIDKGNKVAASILSEYPDVKALLAGNDSMAVGAVSAVRAAGKAGQVQVVGYDNINAIKPMLKDGRVLATADQFAAKQAVFGIQTALKILKGEKIDSGVNGVIETPVELVTQ, translated from the coding sequence ATGAAGCTGCCATTTGCTGGACGTCTTCTTGCTGTCGCTATGCTGGCTGCTGCAGCCGCCGCACTACCTGTCTCTTCGGCCTTCGCCGAGTCCCCGGAAAAACCCAAAGTCGCGCTGGTCATGAAATCCCTGGCCAACGAATTCTTCCTGACCATGGAAGATGGCGCCAAGGCCTACCAGAAAGAACACTCCGCCGATTTCGACCTGATCTCCAACGGCATCAAGGACGAGACCGATACCGCTGGCCAGACCCGTATCGTCGAGCAAATGATTCTGGCGAAAGTCAATGCGCTGGTCATCGCACCGTCCGATTCCAAGGCCATGGTGCCGGTGATCAAGAAAGCCGTCGATGCCGGTATCACCGTGATCAACATCGACAACCAGCTCGACCCGCAGATCGTCAAAAGCAAGAACATCAGCGTGCCATTCGTAGGCCCGGACAACCGCAAGGGTGCGCGTCTGGTCGGTGAGTACCTGGCCAAAAAACTGAAGGCCGGTGACGAAGTCGGCATTATCGAAGGCGTGTCCACCACCACCAACGCCCAGCAGCGCACCGCAGGCTTCAAGGATGCAATGGAAGCGGCGCAGATCAAGGTGGTCTCTTTGCAATCCGGTGACTGGGAGATCGACAAGGGCAACAAGGTGGCCGCGTCGATTCTCAGCGAATACCCGGATGTAAAAGCACTGCTGGCGGGTAACGACAGCATGGCCGTCGGCGCCGTTTCTGCGGTGCGTGCTGCCGGCAAGGCGGGGCAGGTGCAAGTGGTCGGCTACGACAACATCAACGCCATCAAACCGATGCTCAAGGATGGCCGTGTACTGGCGACTGCCGATCAGTTCGCCGCCAAGCAGGCGGTGTTCGGTATCCAGACCGCGCTGAAAATCCTCAAGGGCGAGAAAATCGACAGCGGCGTCAATGGCGTGATCGAAACGCCGGTCGAGCTGGTCACCCAGTAA
- a CDS encoding asparaginase has translation MKSAFNTLVPGALALLLLLPTALQAKEVETQTKLANVVVLATGGTIAGAGASAANSATYQAAKVGVEQLIAGIPELSKLANVRGEQVMQIASESITNDNLLQLGRRVSELADSKDVDGIVITHGTDTLEETAYFLNLVEKTDKPIIVVGSMRPGTAMSADGMLNLYNAVAVASSKEARGKGVLVTMNDEIQSGRDVSKMINIKTEAFKSPWGPLGMVVEGKSYWFRLPAKRHTMDSEFDIKNIKSLPDVEIAYSYGNVDDTAYKALAQAGAKAIIHAGTGNGSVSSRVVPALQALRKDGVQIIRSSHVNAGGFVLRNAEQPDDKYDWVVAHDLNPQKARILAMVALTKTNDSKELQRMFWEY, from the coding sequence ATGAAATCTGCTTTCAACACCTTGGTACCGGGCGCTTTGGCCCTCCTCCTGCTCCTGCCGACCGCTCTTCAGGCTAAAGAAGTCGAAACCCAGACCAAACTCGCCAACGTCGTGGTACTCGCCACGGGTGGCACCATTGCCGGCGCTGGCGCCAGCGCGGCCAACAGTGCCACTTATCAAGCAGCCAAGGTCGGCGTTGAACAACTGATCGCCGGCATCCCGGAACTGAGCAAACTGGCAAATGTGCGTGGCGAACAAGTCATGCAGATCGCCTCCGAAAGCATCACCAATGACAACCTGCTGCAACTGGGCCGTCGCGTGTCCGAACTGGCCGATAGCAAGGACGTCGATGGCATTGTCATTACCCACGGCACCGACACCCTGGAAGAAACCGCCTACTTCCTGAACCTGGTCGAGAAGACCGACAAACCGATCATCGTGGTCGGCTCGATGCGTCCGGGCACCGCCATGTCGGCGGACGGCATGCTCAACCTGTATAACGCCGTTGCCGTCGCCAGCAGCAAAGAAGCGCGCGGCAAAGGCGTGCTGGTGACCATGAACGATGAAATCCAGTCCGGTCGCGACGTCAGCAAGATGATCAATATCAAGACCGAGGCGTTCAAAAGCCCTTGGGGTCCGCTGGGCATGGTGGTTGAAGGCAAATCCTACTGGTTCCGCCTGCCAGCCAAGCGTCACACCATGGATTCGGAATTCGACATCAAAAACATCAAGAGCCTGCCTGACGTAGAAATCGCCTATTCCTACGGCAACGTCGACGACACTGCCTACAAGGCTCTGGCCCAGGCCGGCGCCAAAGCCATCATCCATGCCGGTACCGGCAATGGTTCGGTATCTTCGCGCGTAGTGCCAGCCCTGCAGGCCCTGCGTAAAGATGGCGTGCAGATCATCCGCTCGTCCCACGTCAACGCCGGGGGTTTCGTCCTGCGTAACGCCGAACAGCCTGACGACAAGTACGACTGGGTTGTCGCTCACGATCTGAACCCGCAAAAAGCCCGCATCCTGGCCATGGTCGCCCTGACCAAAACCAACGACAGCAAAGAGCTGCAACGGATGTTCTGGGAATATTGA
- a CDS encoding DUF1654 domain-containing protein: MHVQLNKDNLVATSPDAPDAYERMGMRVQKIINSPTAQKAKAALIFRLPDEPMDAWEQLLEEIDENDNVTLAYRDDGGVQIFWVVPKED; the protein is encoded by the coding sequence ATGCACGTACAGCTTAATAAGGATAACCTCGTGGCCACCTCTCCTGATGCTCCTGACGCTTACGAACGCATGGGCATGCGCGTTCAGAAAATCATCAATTCTCCCACCGCACAAAAAGCCAAAGCCGCACTGATCTTCCGTCTGCCGGACGAGCCGATGGATGCCTGGGAGCAACTGCTCGAGGAAATCGACGAGAACGACAACGTCACACTCGCCTATCGCGACGATGGCGGCGTGCAGATTTTTTGGGTTGTGCCGAAGGAAGATTGA
- a CDS encoding endonuclease: MSVRCFALLLLFIACGAQAGAPRTFTEAKKVAWKLYAPQSTEFYCGCKYTGNKVDLKACGYVPRKNAKRASRIEWEHIVPAWEFGHQRQCWQSGGRKNCTRYDPGYQKAEADLHNLVPSIGEVNGDRSNFSYGWLPVQSGQYGSCLTQVDFKAKKVMPRPSIRGMIARTYFYMSKQYGLRLSKQDRQLYEAWDKTYPVQDWERQRNQSVACVMGRGNEFVGPVNLKACG; this comes from the coding sequence ATGAGTGTCCGCTGTTTTGCTTTGCTGTTGCTGTTCATCGCGTGTGGTGCCCAGGCTGGCGCGCCCCGCACCTTTACCGAAGCCAAGAAGGTCGCCTGGAAACTGTATGCACCACAATCCACCGAGTTTTACTGCGGGTGCAAGTACACCGGCAACAAGGTGGACTTGAAGGCTTGCGGCTACGTGCCGCGCAAAAATGCCAAGCGCGCTTCGCGCATTGAATGGGAACACATTGTGCCGGCGTGGGAATTCGGCCATCAGCGCCAATGCTGGCAGTCGGGCGGGCGCAAGAACTGCACGCGCTATGACCCGGGCTATCAGAAAGCCGAAGCCGACCTGCACAACCTGGTGCCGAGCATCGGCGAGGTCAACGGTGACCGCAGCAACTTCAGCTATGGTTGGCTACCGGTGCAATCCGGCCAATACGGTTCCTGCCTGACCCAGGTCGACTTCAAGGCCAAGAAGGTCATGCCCCGCCCGTCGATTCGCGGCATGATCGCTCGCACCTACTTCTACATGAGCAAGCAGTACGGTTTGCGCCTGTCGAAACAGGATCGACAGCTATATGAGGCATGGGACAAGACTTACCCGGTGCAAGACTGGGAACGCCAGCGCAACCAGAGCGTGGCGTGCGTGATGGGACGCGGCAATGAGTTTGTCGGCCCCGTGAATCTGAAAGCCTGCGGTTGA
- a CDS encoding siderophore-interacting protein — MASIAPYKLFNAVLHRKTLVSPHMMRITLADPSISGMATWAPDQRVKLFFPAEDGSPARLAQEEGWYARFRSMLASRRPAMRTYTLRHLRAEQGEVDIDFVLHGETGPASRWALHAQPGASMQILAPDSGFSAQDAGGFEWKPPQVLRQVLLVADATALPAAMGILEELAAMAEPPRTQAYFEVDSVPDMLPVPDWPGLSVQWLVRDQAPATVAGALMVQAVQQAFLPADDPSVGQAAELAEVDIDKDILWEIANTAPEGFYGWIAGESAAVMQLRKYLIKVCGIPRDSLNLMGYWRHNKPGS, encoded by the coding sequence ATGGCTTCCATCGCTCCCTACAAGCTCTTCAATGCGGTTCTGCACCGCAAGACGCTGGTAAGTCCGCACATGATGCGGATCACGCTCGCCGACCCTTCGATCAGTGGCATGGCCACCTGGGCGCCGGACCAGCGTGTCAAATTGTTCTTCCCTGCCGAAGACGGATCGCCTGCAAGGCTCGCGCAGGAGGAGGGTTGGTACGCGCGTTTTCGTTCGATGCTCGCGAGCCGTCGACCGGCAATGCGCACTTACACCCTCCGTCATTTGCGCGCCGAACAAGGCGAAGTCGACATCGATTTTGTCCTGCATGGCGAGACCGGTCCCGCTTCGCGCTGGGCGCTGCATGCGCAGCCGGGCGCGTCGATGCAGATTCTCGCTCCCGACAGCGGTTTCTCGGCACAGGACGCTGGCGGGTTCGAATGGAAGCCACCGCAGGTGCTCAGGCAGGTGTTGCTGGTGGCCGATGCCACGGCATTGCCGGCAGCCATGGGCATTCTCGAAGAGTTGGCCGCCATGGCCGAACCGCCCCGGACTCAGGCGTACTTTGAAGTGGACAGCGTGCCAGACATGCTCCCGGTGCCAGACTGGCCTGGGCTGTCGGTGCAGTGGCTGGTTCGTGATCAGGCGCCGGCAACCGTCGCTGGAGCGCTGATGGTGCAGGCGGTGCAGCAAGCCTTCCTGCCGGCCGATGATCCATCAGTCGGTCAGGCTGCCGAACTGGCTGAGGTCGATATCGACAAAGACATTCTCTGGGAGATCGCCAATACCGCCCCTGAAGGATTCTATGGCTGGATTGCCGGAGAAAGCGCGGCGGTCATGCAACTGCGCAAGTACCTGATCAAGGTGTGCGGGATCCCGCGCGACTCGCTCAACCTGATGGGGTATTGGCGCCACAACAAGCCAGGCAGCTAG
- a CDS encoding SPOR domain-containing protein, translated as MRKLVWMVAALALAGCGEGKSVDVQKPKTAVAAAPAAASAPQWDLEVRGETPQAVSDLSGWLIEHAFVPTVIKDSSGKTRILIGPFSSQAEAEARKVQVDAALVKAKKQNVESVIVEHPLAP; from the coding sequence GTGCGCAAATTGGTCTGGATGGTCGCGGCACTGGCATTGGCAGGATGTGGTGAAGGCAAGAGTGTAGACGTGCAGAAGCCGAAAACGGCCGTTGCGGCCGCGCCTGCGGCTGCGTCCGCTCCGCAGTGGGATCTCGAAGTACGCGGCGAAACGCCTCAGGCTGTCAGCGACCTGAGTGGCTGGTTGATCGAGCACGCTTTCGTGCCGACCGTGATCAAGGACAGCAGCGGCAAGACGCGGATCCTGATTGGCCCGTTCAGCTCCCAGGCCGAGGCTGAAGCGCGCAAGGTGCAAGTGGATGCAGCGTTGGTGAAGGCCAAGAAACAGAACGTCGAGTCGGTGATCGTGGAGCATCCGCTCGCACCGTAA
- the csrA gene encoding carbon storage regulator CsrA, translating to MLILTRKVGESINIGDDITITILGVSGQQVRIGINAPKNVAVHREEIYQRIQAGLTAPDKPQTP from the coding sequence ATGCTGATACTCACCCGCAAAGTCGGTGAAAGCATAAACATTGGTGATGACATTACGATCACCATCCTCGGCGTAAGCGGTCAGCAAGTCCGCATCGGCATCAACGCCCCGAAAAACGTTGCCGTACACCGTGAAGAGATTTATCAGCGCATTCAGGCTGGCCTGACCGCCCCGGACAAGCCACAAACTCCCTGA
- a CDS encoding DUF2214 family protein, with protein MLVHWFLAAVHLLAFALGFWAVLARGTAFSRLAAGVGEARQVLLADNLWGIAALVLLVTGGMRAFGGFEKGTDYYLHQPLFHLKMTLFVLILLIELAPMITLVKWRIALSRGKALDTGRAKLYARISHVEALLLVLMVIAATGMARGVTFS; from the coding sequence ATGCTGGTTCACTGGTTTCTTGCTGCTGTCCATCTACTGGCTTTTGCCTTGGGCTTCTGGGCTGTGTTGGCCCGTGGCACGGCGTTCAGTCGTCTGGCTGCTGGCGTCGGCGAAGCGAGGCAGGTTTTGCTTGCCGATAATCTATGGGGGATTGCCGCGCTGGTGTTGCTGGTAACCGGTGGCATGCGCGCCTTCGGCGGCTTTGAAAAAGGTACTGACTACTATCTGCATCAACCGCTGTTTCATTTGAAGATGACGCTGTTCGTGTTGATTCTGCTGATAGAGCTGGCGCCGATGATCACGCTGGTCAAATGGCGGATCGCATTATCGCGAGGCAAGGCGCTCGATACCGGACGTGCAAAGCTGTATGCGCGGATCAGTCACGTCGAGGCGCTGCTGTTGGTGCTGATGGTGATTGCAGCCACCGGCATGGCGCGAGGCGTGACGTTCAGCTAA
- a CDS encoding recombinase family protein: protein MSSIGYVRVSSNDQNTDRQLDGAALDEVFTDKVSGATTERPELQAMLRHIRKGDVLHVHSIDRLARSLEDLLSLVKGMIAKGVEVQFHKEGLHFTGEASPMQELMLGLLGSVAQFERALIRERQAEGIQKAKAAGVYKGRVKTVNDEAIRKAMAEDGASFRKVAKALGVSLSSVQRAMKNQPL, encoded by the coding sequence ATGTCGAGCATTGGCTATGTACGGGTTTCATCCAACGATCAAAACACGGATCGTCAATTGGATGGTGCTGCACTGGATGAGGTGTTCACTGACAAGGTGTCAGGCGCTACAACAGAACGTCCAGAGTTGCAGGCGATGCTTCGTCACATTCGCAAAGGTGATGTTCTCCACGTCCACAGCATCGACCGTCTGGCTCGTTCATTGGAAGACTTGCTGTCTTTGGTGAAAGGAATGATTGCAAAGGGTGTCGAGGTGCAGTTCCACAAGGAGGGGCTCCACTTCACTGGTGAAGCCAGTCCTATGCAGGAACTCATGCTCGGCCTGCTGGGAAGCGTTGCTCAGTTCGAGCGTGCATTGATCCGAGAGCGTCAGGCGGAAGGTATCCAGAAGGCCAAGGCAGCGGGCGTTTACAAAGGACGTGTAAAGACGGTGAATGATGAAGCCATTCGCAAGGCTATGGCAGAAGACGGGGCTTCATTTCGCAAAGTAGCAAAAGCTCTTGGCGTGAGTCTGAGCAGTGTACAACGGGCTATGAAAAACCAGCCTCTCTGA